A portion of the Acidihalobacter yilgarnensis genome contains these proteins:
- a CDS encoding SDR family NAD(P)-dependent oxidoreductase, which yields MTSDFPVALVTGSTSGIGEAIARRLAREGMAVVLHSRESTAAGRALAAELGQAAYVQADLMLDADRVRLIREAVGIWGRLDVLVNNAGSSRVIPHADLVAATPEVWQLLYEINVVAPFRLVAEAESALREAARRGRPGCVVNISSHAGVRPKGASIPYAATKAALNHVTRLLALSLAPDVRINAVAPGLVDTPMTVDWTEAREVWRTRAPMQRAASPDDIAQAVALLVASDYLTGEILLSDGGLNLT from the coding sequence GTGACGAGCGATTTCCCGGTTGCCTTGGTTACGGGCTCCACCTCGGGTATCGGCGAGGCGATAGCGCGTCGCCTCGCTCGCGAGGGCATGGCGGTCGTTTTGCACTCGCGCGAATCGACGGCGGCAGGGCGCGCCTTGGCGGCCGAACTGGGGCAAGCCGCTTATGTGCAGGCCGATCTGATGCTGGATGCCGATCGGGTCCGCCTGATTCGGGAGGCGGTGGGCATCTGGGGGCGTCTCGATGTGCTGGTCAACAATGCCGGATCGAGTCGGGTCATTCCGCATGCGGATCTCGTCGCTGCGACGCCAGAGGTGTGGCAGCTTTTGTACGAAATCAATGTGGTGGCGCCCTTTCGTTTGGTGGCCGAGGCCGAGTCTGCATTGCGCGAGGCCGCCCGACGTGGCCGACCCGGCTGCGTGGTGAATATCAGTTCCCATGCCGGCGTGCGGCCTAAGGGAGCGTCGATCCCGTATGCCGCCACGAAGGCAGCGCTGAACCATGTGACCCGTTTGCTTGCCTTGTCGCTGGCACCAGACGTGCGCATCAACGCGGTCGCACCGGGTTTGGTCGACACGCCGATGACCGTGGATTGGACGGAGGCCCGGGAAGTCTGGCGAACGCGCGCGCCCATGCAGCGGGCGGCCAGCCCGGACGATATCGCGCAAGCGGTCGCGCTGCTGGTGGCCTCTGATTATCTGACGGGTGAGATACTGCTTTCAGATGGTGGCTTGAATCTGACGTGA
- a CDS encoding PA4780 family RIO1-like protein kinase has protein sequence MKTPKRIQPLVDDGLVDEVIRSLMSGKEASVYIVRCGSEIRCAKVYKDASQRSFKQATQYQEGRKSRNSRRARAMEKGSRFGREQQETSWHSAEVDALYRLAEAGVRVPQPFGCFEGVLLMELITDVDGDVAPRLNDVSLSHEQALAGHAQLMRDIVRMLCAGLVHGDLSEFNVLMDASGPVIIDLPQAVDAAANNHAQWMLARDVESITAYYAQSAPELSDTRYAQEIWALYEKGELTPDVALSGRFVEEATDADVDAVLQVIQDAREEELARRQRLLDSNESD, from the coding sequence ATGAAAACTCCCAAGCGAATCCAGCCACTGGTTGATGATGGCCTCGTTGATGAAGTCATCCGCTCATTGATGAGCGGCAAGGAGGCTTCGGTCTATATTGTGCGCTGTGGCTCCGAAATCCGCTGCGCCAAGGTCTACAAAGACGCAAGCCAGCGTAGCTTCAAGCAGGCGACTCAGTACCAAGAGGGACGCAAATCGCGTAACAGCCGCCGAGCGCGCGCCATGGAAAAGGGCTCGCGGTTTGGCCGTGAGCAGCAGGAAACTTCATGGCATAGCGCCGAGGTCGATGCGTTGTACCGGCTGGCAGAGGCCGGCGTGCGCGTACCCCAGCCTTTCGGCTGTTTTGAGGGGGTGCTGCTGATGGAGTTGATCACCGATGTAGACGGCGATGTGGCGCCCCGTTTAAACGACGTCTCCTTGTCTCACGAACAGGCGCTTGCCGGCCATGCGCAATTGATGAGAGACATCGTGCGTATGCTCTGTGCAGGCCTGGTGCATGGCGATCTGTCCGAATTTAATGTGCTAATGGATGCATCGGGTCCGGTCATCATCGACCTGCCGCAGGCGGTCGACGCCGCCGCCAACAACCATGCGCAATGGATGCTTGCGAGGGATGTTGAAAGCATCACCGCTTATTATGCGCAATCCGCCCCGGAGCTGAGCGACACGCGCTATGCACAGGAGATCTGGGCGCTCTATGAAAAGGGCGAATTGACCCCGGATGTGGCGCTGAGTGGTCGATTCGTGGAGGAAGCGACGGATGCAGATGTGGACGCAGTGCTGCAAGTGATTCAGGATGCCAGGGAAGAAGAGTTGGCCCGCAGGCAGCGTTTACTTGACTCTAACGAATCTGATTGA
- a CDS encoding TatD family nuclease-associated radical SAM protein produces the protein MNGSEINSTYAYSLHGNCYLNVTNRCTLRCRFCPKFNGQWLVQSYGLKLYREPDVDALIDAVGDASTWKEVVFCGLGEPTLRLGTVLETARRLHESGVRVRLNTDGLSNHVYGHDVIPRLANVIDAVSVSLNAQTAAVYAVHCRPRDAGAYPAVLDFLYRASDCFAEVTATAIDGLVGVDMDTCAEIADKMGVSFRRRELDKVG, from the coding sequence ATGAACGGTTCCGAGATAAATTCTACCTATGCCTATAGTCTGCACGGCAATTGTTATTTGAATGTGACTAACCGTTGCACGCTGCGTTGCCGTTTTTGTCCGAAGTTCAATGGTCAGTGGCTTGTGCAGAGCTACGGTCTTAAATTGTATCGAGAGCCAGATGTGGATGCATTAATAGATGCGGTAGGTGATGCAAGCACATGGAAAGAAGTCGTTTTTTGCGGACTGGGCGAGCCTACATTGCGTCTGGGCACAGTGCTGGAGACGGCACGACGACTGCATGAATCAGGAGTGCGTGTGCGGCTCAATACGGATGGTCTAAGCAATCATGTGTACGGGCATGATGTGATCCCCCGGTTGGCGAATGTGATCGATGCGGTCTCGGTATCGCTCAATGCGCAGACCGCAGCTGTATATGCCGTCCATTGCCGCCCACGGGATGCAGGTGCTTATCCGGCGGTGCTCGATTTTCTGTATCGAGCATCGGATTGTTTTGCGGAGGTGACCGCGACAGCCATCGATGGTTTGGTGGGTGTGGATATGGATACTTGTGCCGAAATCGCCGATAAAATGGGCGTGTCATTTCGGCGACGCGAGTTGGATAAAGTGGGTTGA
- the ubiU gene encoding ubiquinone anaerobic biosynthesis protein UbiU: protein MSVVKIPELVCPAGSLPALRAAVDGGADAVYLGLQNATNARNFPGLNFFIEDIRRGIEYARQRNAKIFLALNTYPQAENWVQWTSAVDIAADLNVDAVIMADPGLLSYAVKKYPSLRLHLSVQGSATNLHALTFYKEHFGVQRAVLPRVLSLQQVRAIIKIAPLEIEVFGFGSLCVMVEGRCALSSYVTGESPNTRGVCSPAHAVRWEETSAGRQVRLNGVLVDRYAPGEPAGYPTLCKGRYLVSAKADYAIEEPTSLSVLDILPDLISAGVTAIKVEGRQRSPAYVGQVTQVLRRALDRCGRDAGTYRPEPAWRETLDKLSEGQSHTLGALDRPWQ from the coding sequence ATGTCTGTGGTAAAAATACCTGAATTGGTTTGCCCGGCCGGTAGTTTGCCCGCGTTGCGCGCGGCAGTGGATGGTGGCGCAGATGCGGTTTATTTGGGTCTTCAGAACGCGACCAATGCAAGAAATTTTCCGGGGCTTAACTTTTTTATTGAAGATATTAGGCGTGGCATAGAATATGCGCGCCAGCGAAATGCGAAGATTTTTTTGGCACTCAATACCTATCCACAGGCAGAAAACTGGGTGCAATGGACGTCGGCGGTTGATATCGCGGCTGACTTGAATGTTGATGCCGTCATCATGGCCGATCCTGGGCTATTGTCGTACGCAGTCAAAAAATATCCGTCATTGCGCCTGCATTTGTCGGTTCAGGGATCGGCTACCAATTTGCATGCATTGACATTTTACAAAGAACATTTTGGTGTCCAGCGTGCGGTGCTACCAAGAGTGCTTTCATTGCAGCAGGTTCGTGCAATTATAAAAATTGCACCATTGGAAATAGAGGTTTTTGGGTTTGGCAGTCTGTGTGTGATGGTCGAGGGTCGATGTGCCTTGTCATCGTATGTGACGGGGGAGTCGCCGAATACACGCGGCGTGTGCTCGCCTGCGCATGCCGTGCGTTGGGAGGAGACTTCGGCCGGACGGCAGGTGCGGTTGAATGGCGTGCTGGTGGATCGATATGCCCCTGGTGAGCCGGCCGGCTACCCCACTTTATGTAAAGGACGTTACCTCGTATCGGCGAAGGCGGATTATGCGATCGAAGAGCCGACCAGTCTTAGTGTGCTGGATATCTTGCCGGACTTGATCTCAGCTGGTGTGACGGCGATAAAGGTTGAGGGGCGTCAGCGTAGCCCGGCCTATGTCGGGCAGGTGACACAGGTGCTGAGACGGGCGCTGGATCGGTGTGGTCGTGATGCCGGGACATATCGGCCGGAGCCAGCTTGGCGGGAGACCCTCGACAAGCTGTCGGAAGGACAGAGCCACACGCTGGGCGCACTTGATCGCCCTTGGCAGTGA
- a CDS encoding U32 family peptidase produces MGGEMKLALGPLAYYWPEQVMRDFYRQVESWPVDIVYLGEVVCAKRRNFGLDDWLETADRLSATGKEIVLSTLALVEAASELHALERICRNGRYRVEANDMAAVQVLSSEASFVVGPHLNCYNPATLGLLAGMGATRWVAPVEMSASMLNAIQLSDFEGVETEVLAYGRLPLAFSARCFTARDAGIPKDHCEFRCEKHPDGLRLSTQENQPLFTVNGVQLQSGLPCNLLDDLDTLRDSGVDVLRLMPQMHGMAQIVEVFHQAIHGHVGTMATLELLETLNPDGYCNGYWHGNEGMHWYPPTLRSE; encoded by the coding sequence ATGGGAGGAGAAATGAAGTTAGCGTTAGGCCCTCTTGCCTATTACTGGCCGGAGCAAGTGATGCGGGATTTTTACCGACAGGTGGAATCCTGGCCTGTCGACATCGTCTACCTGGGTGAGGTCGTATGCGCAAAACGACGTAATTTTGGATTAGATGACTGGCTGGAAACAGCTGATCGATTGTCCGCCACGGGTAAGGAAATCGTGCTTTCGACTTTGGCACTGGTCGAAGCGGCTTCGGAGTTACATGCTCTTGAGCGGATATGCCGGAATGGCCGTTACCGAGTCGAAGCCAACGATATGGCCGCGGTACAGGTGTTATCCAGCGAGGCATCCTTTGTCGTGGGGCCGCATTTGAATTGCTATAACCCAGCGACTTTGGGGTTGCTGGCGGGTATGGGCGCTACCCGCTGGGTGGCACCGGTCGAAATGTCCGCCTCCATGCTCAATGCCATACAGTTGTCAGACTTTGAGGGTGTGGAGACAGAGGTGCTCGCCTACGGTCGTCTACCACTGGCCTTTTCGGCCAGGTGCTTTACGGCTAGGGACGCTGGCATACCGAAGGATCATTGCGAATTTCGTTGCGAGAAACACCCAGATGGATTGCGCTTGAGTACTCAGGAAAATCAACCGCTGTTTACGGTGAATGGTGTGCAATTGCAATCAGGTTTGCCCTGTAATTTACTCGATGATCTCGATACTTTACGAGATAGTGGCGTGGATGTGCTTCGATTGATGCCCCAAATGCATGGCATGGCGCAGATTGTCGAGGTGTTTCATCAAGCCATACATGGGCATGTGGGCACAATGGCGACTTTAGAGTTGCTTGAAACATTGAATCCAGATGGCTATTGCAATGGATACTGGCATGGAAACGAAGGTATGCACTGGTACCCCCCTACATTGAGAAGCGAGTAG
- a CDS encoding lipoate--protein ligase family protein, which yields MWKQRWRRSHFNDLYNILAIYFIMKNLSDCEPMSGIEVVAYDAAQLSLTARYGVPYLRFYRYRPTACLGYSEDLDHALRQEFCADNGIAIVRRLSGGDALYLDEGQLCWTLTAKREDLLGSMDAVLMKLVQGMGEGLKKIFVGANFSKPNSLEVNGKTLGMVYLGEKDDIWIAHGVLLECLDIETQLKVLRAPKEKLNPDGILLAAARFITLHELIGPDSGDYAGALFASLAQSTGLAIRIAPTLDACADVIPEHPPMSYANAVSAFLVTPGGNTLRATLNLSFDGLRVMGCSLHGDVLVRPSGLYESLCNDLVGHLVVELDAYIRRFFACFDWEMLGCATDDVVRLFNMVVLRKSQQEKLEITADQANSLMIHDPQGDGDVSVLLNVVDAVLVPYCAKPVWCKWRHRDGCPECGMCAVGVAYHLARQRHIPVITIRNFEHLESVLSDFKASDSRAYVGMCCSHFYRKRYRAFEHAMMPALLMDISGSNCYELGQENLAYEGRFEAQSEINRSLLEKVMVQVPPARDQS from the coding sequence TTGTGGAAACAACGTTGGAGGCGATCTCACTTCAATGATTTATACAATATTTTAGCCATTTATTTCATCATGAAGAATCTTTCAGATTGTGAACCGATGTCGGGTATTGAAGTTGTTGCTTATGATGCGGCGCAACTCAGCTTGACAGCTAGGTACGGTGTGCCCTATTTGCGCTTCTATCGATATCGTCCTACTGCGTGTCTGGGGTACTCTGAAGACCTTGATCATGCGTTACGTCAAGAATTCTGTGCCGATAATGGCATCGCCATCGTAAGGCGTTTGAGTGGCGGTGACGCGCTTTATTTGGATGAAGGCCAATTATGTTGGACATTGACCGCCAAACGTGAAGACTTGTTGGGCAGTATGGATGCTGTCTTGATGAAATTGGTTCAAGGTATGGGTGAGGGTTTGAAGAAAATTTTCGTCGGCGCGAATTTCTCGAAACCGAACAGCCTGGAAGTGAATGGTAAGACATTAGGCATGGTCTATCTGGGCGAAAAGGATGATATCTGGATCGCTCATGGTGTATTGCTTGAATGCCTGGATATTGAAACACAGCTCAAGGTGCTGCGTGCGCCAAAGGAGAAATTGAATCCTGATGGTATTCTGTTGGCGGCGGCACGATTTATTACGTTGCATGAATTGATTGGGCCAGACTCAGGTGATTACGCGGGCGCGCTCTTCGCGTCACTCGCGCAATCCACTGGGCTCGCGATCAGGATAGCGCCTACGCTAGACGCTTGCGCGGATGTGATACCCGAGCATCCGCCGATGTCATATGCCAATGCTGTGTCTGCATTCCTTGTGACGCCTGGCGGCAATACATTACGTGCGACATTGAATCTGAGTTTTGACGGTTTGCGCGTCATGGGGTGCTCGCTTCACGGAGATGTATTGGTGCGCCCGAGTGGACTTTACGAATCCCTCTGCAACGATTTGGTAGGCCATCTTGTAGTGGAGCTGGATGCGTATATCAGAAGGTTTTTTGCGTGCTTCGACTGGGAAATGTTGGGTTGTGCCACAGACGATGTCGTTCGGCTTTTCAATATGGTCGTTTTGCGAAAGTCGCAGCAGGAGAAGCTCGAAATAACGGCCGACCAAGCCAATAGCCTGATGATACATGATCCTCAAGGCGACGGAGATGTGTCGGTGCTGCTGAATGTGGTCGACGCCGTATTAGTGCCTTATTGCGCGAAGCCGGTCTGGTGTAAATGGCGCCACAGGGATGGTTGCCCGGAATGTGGGATGTGCGCTGTGGGGGTCGCTTATCATCTGGCGCGTCAGCGCCATATTCCCGTCATTACAATACGCAATTTTGAACATCTTGAGTCGGTGCTGTCGGATTTCAAGGCATCGGATTCTCGGGCTTATGTGGGAATGTGTTGCAGCCATTTTTACAGGAAGCGCTATCGCGCCTTCGAGCATGCGATGATGCCTGCTCTGCTGATGGATATCAGCGGGTCTAATTGTTATGAATTGGGCCAGGAAAACCTCGCCTACGAGGGCCGATTCGAGGCCCAATCCGAAATCAACCGGTCTTTGTTGGAAAAAGTGATGGTTCAGGTGCCGCCGGCTCGGGATCAGTCCTGA
- the ubiT gene encoding ubiquinone anaerobic biosynthesis accessory factor UbiT — translation MARFASSLSRLTQINRPERPQVHDRQCVQAIQRVIVMPHVTNVATSHPSALPPYPLALLLKTMPNALHGMMIAHVFNLMIGPQAITTRARELHGRRIGIAITDTGNRWCFLIANGRLYSTNDALERCEVSIRGTLAVFLRLATRTEDPDTLFFNRQLIIEGATETGLAVKNLLDSLDYDWEGRLSTLLGPAPTKRIADIVARSGAPRQVHLMLARILGQTS, via the coding sequence ATGGCGCGCTTCGCCTCAAGCCTCTCTCGGTTGACACAGATCAACCGGCCCGAACGACCACAAGTGCATGATCGCCAATGTGTTCAGGCAATACAGAGGGTCATCGTCATGCCTCATGTCACCAACGTCGCCACGTCACATCCTTCCGCCTTGCCGCCATACCCGCTCGCATTACTACTCAAGACGATGCCCAACGCGTTGCACGGCATGATGATTGCGCATGTCTTCAATCTCATGATCGGACCGCAGGCGATTACTACCAGAGCACGCGAACTGCATGGCAGACGCATTGGCATCGCCATAACCGATACAGGCAATCGGTGGTGCTTTCTGATCGCAAACGGGCGCCTGTATTCCACAAATGACGCTCTCGAACGCTGCGAGGTGAGTATTCGAGGTACATTGGCCGTTTTCTTGCGCCTTGCAACCCGGACCGAGGACCCAGACACCCTGTTTTTCAATCGCCAATTAATCATAGAAGGGGCGACAGAAACGGGACTAGCGGTAAAAAATCTCCTCGACAGCCTGGATTATGACTGGGAAGGACGCTTGAGTACCTTGCTTGGTCCTGCTCCGACAAAACGGATCGCCGATATCGTCGCACGTAGCGGTGCGCCCCGTCAGGTACATCTGATGCTAGCGAGAATATTGGGTCAAACATCCTGA
- the trhA gene encoding PAQR family membrane homeostasis protein TrhA gives MTRTTAFESRYSLKEEIAHSVTHGVGLALALAGLVVLVVFASLEGGPDRIVASAIFGTALVLLYLASVLYHAIPAPRAKHVLQRLDHSAIYLLIAGTYTPFALVSLHGKIGWSLFAVVWSLALLGIIREWATRGGSRMLSVILYLCLGWLAVAAIGPLAHVLPSTAIALMILGGLIYSAGAIFYLWRRLPYHHAIWHGFVVAGSACHFFAILLYVIRVPA, from the coding sequence ATGACACGAACAACGGCATTCGAATCACGGTATTCGCTGAAAGAGGAAATTGCCCATAGCGTCACTCATGGCGTCGGCTTGGCACTCGCGCTGGCGGGATTGGTCGTACTCGTGGTCTTCGCCTCACTGGAAGGCGGCCCGGACCGCATCGTAGCCTCAGCGATATTCGGCACCGCCTTGGTACTACTTTACCTTGCATCGGTGCTCTATCACGCAATACCCGCCCCCCGTGCCAAACACGTGTTACAACGCCTGGATCATAGTGCCATCTACTTGCTGATCGCAGGCACCTATACGCCATTCGCACTGGTCAGCCTGCATGGCAAGATCGGCTGGTCGCTATTTGCCGTTGTGTGGAGTCTGGCGCTGCTCGGCATCATTCGGGAATGGGCGACGCGAGGTGGTTCACGCATGCTGTCGGTGATTCTATATCTCTGCCTCGGCTGGCTGGCGGTAGCCGCCATCGGGCCGCTCGCGCATGTACTGCCCAGCACCGCAATTGCCCTCATGATACTCGGAGGCCTCATCTACAGTGCCGGTGCCATCTTTTACCTGTGGCGCCGACTCCCCTATCACCATGCCATTTGGCATGGATTCGTGGTCGCCGGTAGCGCCTGTCATTTTTTTGCGATTTTGTTGTATGTAATCCGCGTACCTGCCTGA
- a CDS encoding anaerobic ribonucleoside-triphosphate reductase activating protein, translating into METLRIGGFTPLTTLDFPGNLAAVVFCQGCPWRCDYCQNTPLQLASTAKGQGIDWARIKTFLERRHGLLDGVVFSGGEPTAQAALGAALIETRAMGFRTGLHTAGIYPRRLMSLFSTLDWIALDAKAPLDLYSKITGVPGAGMRFQRSLDGVIGSGLDYEIRTTIYAGATIEGMTRLARWLAKQGVRHYAWQTRRILDAFGYPQHAAEEESLWRKAGEDISPWFESFQFRGTA; encoded by the coding sequence GTGGAAACCTTGCGCATAGGCGGGTTCACCCCGCTCACCACACTCGATTTCCCAGGAAACCTGGCCGCGGTCGTTTTCTGCCAGGGCTGCCCCTGGCGATGCGATTACTGCCAAAACACCCCGCTGCAATTAGCCTCAACCGCAAAGGGGCAAGGTATCGACTGGGCACGGATCAAAACCTTCCTTGAGCGCCGACACGGTCTGCTCGACGGGGTTGTTTTCAGCGGTGGAGAGCCGACTGCGCAGGCAGCACTCGGAGCGGCCCTCATCGAAACCCGGGCCATGGGATTTCGTACTGGCCTGCATACCGCCGGAATTTATCCACGGCGCCTGATGTCACTGTTCAGTACCCTTGACTGGATTGCGCTCGACGCCAAGGCGCCACTTGATCTCTACTCGAAAATCACCGGCGTTCCCGGTGCCGGAATGCGTTTCCAGCGCAGCCTGGATGGGGTCATCGGCAGCGGTCTGGACTACGAGATACGCACCACGATCTACGCTGGCGCAACGATCGAGGGCATGACCCGTCTTGCACGATGGCTTGCCAAACAGGGCGTCCGCCACTACGCATGGCAGACGAGGCGCATATTGGATGCATTCGGATACCCACAGCATGCAGCGGAAGAAGAATCCTTGTGGCGCAAAGCGGGCGAAGACATCAGCCCCTGGTTCGAGTCTTTCCAATTCAGAGGTACGGCGTAG
- the nrdD gene encoding anaerobic ribonucleoside-triphosphate reductase, with the protein MHIDKIDSLSDAERQRCEVWTRVMGYHRPVSEFNPGKQSEHAQRQHFREPATSERIATKVSAQWKPCA; encoded by the coding sequence ATGCACATCGACAAAATCGATTCGCTGAGCGACGCCGAGCGGCAGCGCTGTGAGGTGTGGACGCGCGTGATGGGCTACCACCGCCCCGTCTCTGAATTCAATCCAGGCAAACAGTCCGAGCATGCGCAGCGGCAACACTTCCGCGAGCCGGCAACCTCTGAACGAATTGCCACAAAAGTGTCCGCGCAGTGGAAACCTTGCGCATAG
- a CDS encoding ribonucleoside triphosphate reductase — MNIDATTTQSRTGTPARSKEAPVHPPQAAYKVIHRDGRLSTFNPSKIKTAITKAFLAAGPVNTLPSGQDNTLQALTDAVTRALERRLSHDGGAHIEYIQDQIELALMRAEYYAVARAYAVYREQHRRLREDRKTLIDVESSVQEYLTRADWRVHANANQGYSLGGLILNVSGKVIANFWLSHVYPPEIGEAHRNADLHIHDLDMLSGYCAGWSLRTLLAEGLNGVPGKVEAGPPRHLSSAVGQMVNFLGTLQNEWAGAQAFSSFDTYLAPFVRKDALTYETVHQHIQELVFNLNVPSRWGTQTPFTNLTFDWVCPADLATQHPVIGGEEMPFTYGELVPEMDLINRAYIDVMTRGDAKGRVFTFPIPTYNITPEFPWASENATRLFEMTAKYGLPYFQNFLNSDLEPHMVRSMCCRLQLDLRELLKRGNGLFGSAEQTGSIGVVTINCARLGYLYCGDETELLMRLDTLLELGKASLEIKRKVIQRFIDEGLFPYTKRYLGTLRNHFSTLGINGINEMIRNFTGDSQDITSDWGHAFACRVLDHVRARIVAFQEETGHLYNLEATPAEGTTYRFAKEDRKRLPGILQAGTPEKPYYTNSSQLPVGFTDDPFDALERQEALQQRYTGGTVLHLYMNERISSAEACKRIVRRALERFRVPYLTITPTFSICPKHGYLAGEHEFCPRCDEERLAHKRMTAH, encoded by the coding sequence ATGAACATCGATGCCACGACAACCCAATCCCGCACCGGGACACCCGCACGCAGCAAAGAAGCACCCGTCCATCCACCGCAAGCAGCCTACAAAGTCATTCATCGAGATGGCCGACTTTCGACCTTCAATCCGTCGAAAATCAAAACTGCCATTACGAAGGCATTTCTAGCCGCCGGCCCTGTTAACACACTTCCCAGCGGCCAAGACAACACGCTCCAGGCATTGACCGACGCGGTAACGCGCGCCCTTGAGCGGCGCCTGTCGCACGATGGCGGCGCGCACATCGAATACATCCAGGATCAGATCGAATTGGCACTGATGCGTGCCGAATACTATGCCGTCGCGCGCGCCTATGCCGTCTATCGCGAACAACACCGGCGATTGCGCGAGGATCGCAAGACGCTGATCGATGTGGAATCCTCGGTACAGGAATATCTGACCCGCGCGGACTGGCGCGTCCACGCCAACGCCAATCAAGGCTACTCGCTGGGCGGTTTGATCTTGAATGTCTCAGGCAAGGTCATCGCAAATTTCTGGCTCAGTCACGTCTATCCACCCGAAATCGGCGAGGCCCACCGCAATGCCGATTTGCACATTCACGACCTCGATATGCTCTCGGGCTACTGCGCGGGCTGGTCGCTACGCACCTTGTTGGCCGAAGGGCTCAATGGCGTCCCTGGAAAAGTCGAGGCGGGTCCGCCCCGGCACCTGTCGAGCGCGGTTGGACAAATGGTGAATTTCCTCGGCACGTTGCAGAACGAATGGGCGGGCGCACAGGCGTTCAGTTCCTTCGATACCTACCTTGCGCCGTTTGTGCGCAAAGATGCGCTCACCTACGAAACCGTACATCAGCACATACAGGAGCTTGTGTTCAACCTCAACGTCCCCTCGCGCTGGGGCACCCAAACCCCCTTCACCAACCTCACCTTCGATTGGGTCTGTCCCGCCGATCTTGCCACGCAGCACCCGGTGATCGGCGGCGAGGAAATGCCTTTCACCTACGGCGAACTGGTCCCGGAGATGGACCTCATCAACCGCGCCTATATCGATGTCATGACCCGCGGTGACGCCAAGGGCCGCGTCTTCACCTTCCCCATCCCCACCTACAACATTACGCCGGAATTTCCGTGGGCATCCGAAAACGCCACACGCCTGTTCGAAATGACGGCGAAATACGGACTGCCGTATTTTCAGAACTTCCTCAATTCCGATCTCGAACCGCACATGGTCCGATCGATGTGCTGCCGACTCCAACTCGATCTGCGCGAGCTGCTCAAACGCGGGAACGGTTTATTCGGCTCCGCCGAACAAACCGGCTCCATCGGCGTCGTCACCATCAACTGCGCGCGCCTGGGTTATTTATATTGTGGCGACGAAACTGAACTCCTCATGCGGCTGGACACCTTGCTCGAACTCGGCAAGGCCAGCCTGGAGATCAAACGCAAGGTCATTCAACGATTCATCGATGAAGGACTGTTCCCCTACACGAAGCGTTATCTCGGCACTCTGCGCAACCATTTTTCCACCCTTGGCATTAATGGCATCAACGAGATGATTCGCAATTTCACCGGCGACTCGCAAGACATCACCAGCGATTGGGGCCATGCCTTCGCCTGCCGGGTGCTGGATCATGTGCGCGCGCGCATCGTCGCCTTCCAGGAAGAAACCGGTCATCTCTACAACCTTGAAGCAACGCCGGCAGAGGGTACGACCTACCGCTTCGCCAAGGAAGATCGTAAACGCCTGCCGGGCATCCTGCAGGCGGGCACGCCAGAAAAACCGTATTACACCAATTCGAGCCAGCTCCCGGTGGGCTTCACGGATGATCCCTTCGATGCGCTCGAACGCCAAGAAGCGCTTCAACAACGTTATACCGGGGGGACGGTACTTCACCTCTACATGAACGAACGTATCTCAAGTGCGGAGGCCTGCAAGCGGATCGTGCGGCGTGCCTTGGAGCGCTTCAGAGTGCCCTACCTCACGATTACACCCACCTTCTCCATTTGCCCCAAACACGGCTATCTGGCCGGCGAGCACGAATTCTGCCCCCGCTGCGACGAAGAACGCCTGGCGCACAAGCGCATGACGGCACATTAA